tcattgTATAAGTGTGTTTGACAGTGAAGTATTTCTATCCACAatttattcaaacaaaaaatCCTTACTCTTGCATAACTTTTGGACCAGAAAATTGGTCTGAAAAATGGATGGACTCGATCTTGTCAGCATTGCTGGTGAGGTAATTTAccatctgaaaaaaagaaagaaattacaCTTAAACACTGGTgaagggagtcaatggggggcaagatctctttggatataagcattcttccaaatatctttctctgtgttcatgagaaaaaagatttggaacagatttggaacaactcaaaggtgagtaatgacaaaattttcctttttgtgtgaagtatccctttaaaggggatgacatttttacataggtGAGTGCTAATGGGCTCCATTCATGCGTGACTTCTGTGTTTCACAGTAAGACCCACGATTGGGGAGACTTACagcagagagaaatggagaaAATAGTTAAATTTAGCACTTGCTGTAAATTGCGGCACCCAGCAGTGGTATACAGAAGTGGCGTTCTACCGTACTCGAATGTTATAACGAAACGTTAACTTATGAAACTAGACTTTCAAAAACGGTAGAACAGCACTTCAATATACGGCAGCTGTGTGGCACAATGAACAGCATCTGTCAAATTGAactattttcacatttttccatttctctctgctttaggTCTCCCCAACCGGAAACTGCCTAAGGCGCTTACTGTGAAACGCGGAACTCCCGCATGCATATAGTCTATTTAATATTTCCAGTATGAAATGATCCTGGCTGTGTTTGAAACTGCTACCTATCTCCTGTTTAGTGCACTATTTCAGGTGTCTGTCATTTTGTAGTGGTGTCCGAAGCATCAGTGAACTACTTAAATCCCCAACTTCGTTTAAACTTTTTACCCACATCCGATgtacactcactcactcactctttcccATGATACAATTTGAATTAACCGCCTGTTAAGAATCAGCTGGAGGAGTGACCATTAATACCAGGAACGTATGATTATACacttgttttgtcttgttttaaaataaacagattaattGATTGGTATTGCCAGtagtgctttatttttttaagaataaaataactgaattaattaaatgtaataaataagcataatattatataaacgtGAAAACATATGGTTTGTTCTCTTTATTGTGAACGAATTGCCTAATAAACATGTCAAATAAGATGAAAATGAACTTGAACAAAACAATGCCACGCAGGTGTAATTTAAACTAAGGGTTATGACTAATGTCCGTGACTGTCCTACGCAGGCTATATACGTCAGTGTCCAAAAtcgttcactcattttcattcactatTTCCCCATTTAGTGGAGTATTTTGCATTCGCTATATAGAGATTAGTGAATGCTTGAATGAATTCTGACGCAGCTCCTGTTTGTTCTATGCCTCAGTTGTGATGTTCAGCGCTTACCTTGCTGTCCATCACTCCATCCGTGACCTCTCCCATCTCTGACAAGATGGACAGAGTGTCAGAGAGGCCATATTTTGACCCTGACTTGGGCTTATCTCCACAGAACTCACTCtgtaaaaagacagaaaaagatAGCAGGTCAGTACATaaatactcacacacacacctgtgccAGAGAAGAATTGAATGACTCACAAGGTCCTGCATCTCTTTCTGCATTCGTGCCATGGCCTTCCGACTCCCCACAGCAAACACGAAAGTGTCCATGTCCTCATCATTCAGAGTTACTTTAACTTGCTGTGGAGAATGAGTGGAAAAAGAAGTGAGGTCATTTCAGAGACTGAAAAGGTGTCATGGTTCAAAGACACATTCTACTGCGCACTTGTATCCAAAATGGCTTAAGAGTGCATTTGATGTATGAATTTTATCAGCCCATTCTCTGGGAATCGATCACATGTGTTGTTACCCCCAATTGAAATACAGCGTGAGTCCTTACCACTTGATCACCGACTGGTCTCATCATTCTTGCCAGCACATTCAGCAGGTCCTGTCTTTTCAGAAACTgcagaataaaatgaaacattgtaAATCCCAAGTTAACTACCCAACActagtgttgtcaaaagtcccgGTACTTCGCGTCCAAGACggtacctaaaaataaaaaacttggcGGTTCCTAATTTTAATAAGACCCGGTACCACCGCCATCCTGGGTCAACCGGGTACTGATGCTCTGTCGGAAACTTTTTATTGACGCATTAAGAAGTGATCAGCGGATAAGCAAGGCTACGATCCACAAGAGATGCGCACAGAAATACTTCAGATTAAAGTCATATCATGATGAAAATGCACAGTTTTGTGGTGAAAGGAGGAAGCATTTGGATTTAAGTAAACAAGTTAACTTGGTCAGTTTCAAATTCTCTTCACGTATGCATTATGAACATTGTAGCATATGTTAAATTAAaggttacattaaaataaacgtCCCTGTTTGCCTGTTTATTTGTTAGCGCCAATGCTGATCCAGTCAAGGGTCTTAATTATTTAATGCTTCTATAACTGTAATGGGGTAACATTAATGGGAGGACATGATGGGGTTTACAGTACCTTATTTATTTAGGCCTATACAAAATCTATGGATATAAATTGGATAAATTATTTCTAGTGGCCTTTTAAACCTAATAAAGAAACATCTCTGTTGCAATTcgttttttaataaacagttaCCTTATTGTAAGTAATCTTGTGTAAATGCAGTATAAAAACTgaggtttgttttaatattgcatatgCATGTTTGTTCAGTCAGTTGACTTACGGAAGTTTATTCTATTTGTCTTATACAGCACTAGACTGAGGATGTTCATCAGCATAAAAGGCCCCAGTGAGCACACAACAGTTTCAGCAAAAATTGAGTTAAACTTCATGTTTACAATATGGCATtgctttttatacatttatattaacaatgagctttattaataaaatagtCTTTCAATTGGCATCTGTTGGTGTTTTGCTTTGGTACAGAGAACCGTGGAATTTAACTGGTATTGGTACCGATTACTGAAATTTTGGTACCGTGACAACACTACCCAGCACTCTCACATGCATGTTACCTTAAGCTGAATCAGCATCCCTTCACAGCACACACGCCCTGAGCACCACAAGTTATAGATGTGCTCATTCTCCTGATTTAACTTTCCTGTACTGGTGGCCTCCTTACTGGTGCCATCGTCCCCTGAAAATAAAGACATCAGAGAATCAGAAAACATAGGACTTCAAGAAAGACACTAGACCACGCAAAGAGGTCTGCTTACCCACTAGGGCAAAGTTGCTCTCGAGAAGTTCTCTGTGGGAATTAAACCAGGCCTGGGCGAGCCTACTGTTCTTGTTTTTTCCGATTATGTAGTTCATAATGTAGGCGAGAAGACCAGTGACCATTAAGATCTCCATGTAGTAACTCTCCCAGCTGTTTTGCAGGTGCGCTGGGACCTGTGGAAGGCACATGAGGTCAGCTCAGTATAGGTCGTATACAGTAATACAGTAAAATTGTATCAAATTTTCGCTTTTTTTACCTCTCTGTATATTAGTGTATCTTTGAAAGATGGGTTGGACTTCTCGTAGCCCTCAAACTCCTCATTGTCATACTTGCTGTACATGTCTTGATCCTATAACAACAAGTTTCATTTGATAGACaatcaacaatgtttttttagttctacaaatcaataaacatcaaatattCACCTGCCCATCCGCATCCTCAAACTCATCTTGGCCGTCCTCGTTCTCCACTGTGGCTTCGTCTTCATCGTCCTCTACAGGTGCTGATGAGGGGGCTGCTCGTGGGGGCGGTTCTTTCTCTACATCTACTGCCGGGTCCTCACTGACATCCTCGAATTCAGCAAAGTCATTGTCATCAAACTCTGCGATGTCCTCACCATCATCAAAGTCGTCGTTGTAGCGCCCCCTAGTGTCCGGCAGGGCCAGGAGCACAAGTAGGGCTGGGAGGAGAAAGAGCAGGTGCCTCATGGTTCAACCTGcattaaacagaaaaacaaccaAATTGAACACTTTTGTTTTAGTTAGACAACATTGTCAACTGCGGTTATATACAGTCGCAGGGAAACAAacaagaatgttggtaaacaagaacaaacaaacaacacagtAAATGTGCGAGAATAGCCTGACAACCTCGGTACATTAagggtgtatatacataaacacTTTCGTTACAAGAAAAAGCCTATAGTCCTTTCAATATGTTTAGGGCAGtttataaattattgtttataCTGCAAAGAAGTGAGGGCAATAAGCGCTTTTCCCTTAAATACTTCTTTAGGAGAAACCGTAAAAATGGGATGCTACAGCAAACATGGCTtcaattataatgttttatgttatcAAATACAAAAGTTTTTCATTCGAACAATGGAATATGGCTGAAACCGACATAGATTAATAGTGTACTACTGTTAGCATAGTGAGATGGGGGAGGGCTGGTAATCTTTCAAGAGATTTATTGTGAAAGCCTAAGCCTTAGACTTCACTGAAATGAGTTTTTAATTGGCTAAGACTTCATTAAATCACATGACGTAGTCTGATTGATGGTATACATAAAACGAAaagttcatctaaaaatgataGATTGACAGCTTTGACAGTCTCTCAAAGCAAATAGTAAAGTTGGTTAAAACAGAGGAATCAGGTGTCCATACAAATACTCAACAACTTCCCTTACGTATATTTCCAACACAATAGGATATTAAATGTGTGGTCCACGAAGTGTAAATGGTGACAAAACAGAGCGTAAATCAGAACAGATGTACCACAGTAATGGCTTTTGCCGAGACGACCAGTTTCCTGCACCTTGTAGTGTCACAGAGCTATAAGCGGCTGTCATGCTTCACCTGTCATGGGCTGATATTAGTGCAAGTACTCGAAAGAGCAAAACGTAGTTTCAGGGGAGTTAAGAGTGTTATTACATTTTAACCGACTTCAACCTTTAAACTTGGCAAAAACTAGTGAAACGCTTGGCAGAGCGGCTGTTCTTCAACCAAGCGCCAATCCTTCTCTAAACTAACATTTATACAATCGAGTAACAACTGGTAAACAGATCTGACATATTCACCACGTGTATCATGTCATATAAGAGGTAAAACCTAAATTTGACGGGGGAGAAAAAGCTATTCAGCCAACTACCCCATCCCCCATTACTCTTGCTAACATTACATTCATATTAATAGTATGAATGTTAGCATATTAGCATGCTAACAGCCGCCCCTACACGTTTTaccttaaaaatacaaacacaacaattCTGCTGCGCTGTGTCAACGTTGATCATTTCATCTCACatgatttatttgtaaaaaacaacaataacgcTATAAATCATATAAGTTACCTTTAAATAGTAGTGATTCCTTCAGCAGCTAATAGTTAGCAGAGAGACGCTGCAGCCCTCAGTGGATTCGAGGGTCATCTGATCGAATCTACCCACAATGCTTCGCGAGGCCTTGACAACAAGGATAAGAAAAGAACGAGGAGTTTATGGGACTCTAATAAATGATTAATCCATTATTATTTAGCCATGTGCTATTCCTGAAATATTACGGTATTAATGAATAGCTAGAGCtatttaaaaactgtttggtttagTAATTGTATTAAGCTAATTGTCTATTTTGTTTATCATAAATTAAAGTGTAATtgtgtgctttataaatgttgtaaattataattttataatgtgattattatataattataaatttgtgtgaccctgtctgtgaaaacccatcttatgtcatttttattcaccgtttgcatatatttataaatatgcacatacatttcaaaacaatttgtgaaaatgtagccttaatatctttaatatttactgaATTAGCAGAtgttaaagatttttaaatcattatgaTTTGCTCTTGCCTTTTAATGGTTAGatgcttaaatgttttgtgaacaCGAAACACTGCTCAGTGTGAAAAAATGCTAATGCAGtgaataataaacatataaatgtatgtcATTTCTCGTTATATCAATACATGTTTAATCCATACTATATGACAACAAGCCTCCATTCCGTTTTTAatgcagacttttattttgaaattcaaATATCCTCGGACCAAATGTGCAGACGAGCGGTCGGGCCTATTTGGGGCTTTCTAAAGTTATAATTAAAACCGTTGGGACGATGCGCATCATGGGCCTTTATTTACATCTAAAATCTCATTTTTAGAGTGATCTGAGTTTTTTGGGGTCTGGGTTTTGTGTTCTATCAGACCGCATATCGTCGGATTCGCGGCCGTTGCCGAGGGAGATTGTTATGACATTCTCTTTGTCTCGCGCTGCACAAACCCAAGACCGCATTTCGTGCTGAAACTGAGGGATCGTTGCAAAACGAGCTATTTTCAGCGTCCTGCTTCGTTCTTGTTCTTACCGACCAGATTAAGGCACTAAAAATGTCGTTGCACGGTAAAAGAAAAGAGATCTACAAATACGAGGCGCCATGGACCGTCTATGCCATGAATTGGAGCGTCAGACCCGACAAGCGCTTTCGCTTGGCGCTCGGTAGCTTCGTCGAGGAATATAACAACAAGGTAAACCGTCATCATCATGTCTCTTCTTAGATTTATTACCACGGTTTACAAAACAATCAGTCTGCTTGAGATCTACAGTTAACCTGGAGACTGTAGTATATCATATACACAGGAACGTGAAAACGCACGATGTGTGATCATTAATAATAGTGAAGTGCGGATAAAAATGTGAAcagtatgtaaaaaaatataataggGTGATATATCGTTGTAAAAGGCAAGTCATGAAAGAATATTCATTATCCTAGCAAAGTGTTACTCGTGATTGACAGacaacatgacatgacatgacagaCAATCATGAGTCTGACATAGACCAGAGGGAACACAAACCCACTACTGAGACATagataacatttaatttattcataaatgttttgtttgtctaCTTTAAAATAACCCATTAATTATCTATTAATACATCcataaaatatgctttaaaCTGACAGCTGTCAGAATctcagattttttctttgtaCAATCATTGTAAACGGTGTCATTAATTTGTTGTGTGGTGTTCAGGTCCAACTGGTGGGTCTTGAGGAGGAGAGCTCAGAGTTTGTATGCAGGAACACATTCGATCATCCGTATCCCACTACAAAGATCATGTGGATTCCTGACACCAAGGGAGTCTATCCAGACCTCCTGGCCACCAGTGGAGATTACCTGCGGATATGGAGGGTAAGCAGAGGAAAATTACACAACAGTAGGAAAAAAGAGGATGCTCCATGTTAGGAAAAATAGatagacagattttttttgttggatGATGACTAGAGTTCTCTGTATGGTTGGAGGAGTTATTGAAGGGAGGTTTGGGATGTCCGCTATAAAGCAAATCCATTTCAAAACcatccaaagcaattgtacaaACTCACAGCCCAACAGTCATGAGTTGTTATCGTGTGTTCAGGTGAATGACACAGAGACCCGGCTGGAATGCCTTTTGAATAACAACAAGAATTCCGATTTCTGCGCACCTCTGACCTCTTTTGACTGGAATGAAGTGGACCCTAATCTTCTGGGTAAGAAACCACACTCTTGTGCATATTTATGgatgatgaaaatgttttctatatttGTTTCAATAGTTCTGTTTGGTACatataaatgcatgttttgatTTTACAGGCACCTCCAGCATTGATACCACCTGCACAATCTGGGGTCTAGAGACGGGACAGGTTTTGGGAAGGGTCAACCTTGTGTCAGGCCACGTCAAAACGCAGTTAATCGCTCATGACAAGGAGGTACGAGTAAACTCAAATATAGTGAATGTTTTATATCGGCCTGTTAAAAACGATCTATGGATTTGTGTGGTGTTACAgttaaaaagtatttgtattGGCTTGCAGGTCTATGACATTGCTTTCAGCCGCGCAGGTGGTGGGCGGGATATGTTTGCATCTGTAGGAGCAGATGGTTCTGTGCGCATGTTTGATCTGCGCCATCTGGAGCACAGCACCATCATCTATGAGGACCCTCAGCATCACCCGCTGCTGCGCCTCTGCTGGAACAAACAGGACCCCAACTACCTGGCCACCATGGCCATGGATGGCATGGAggtctcttttttttctttcaatcaTATAAGTAGCTTTTATTCATAaggataaaatgtataatattaatgaaaatgcaGAGATAAGCTGTGTAATGTTGTTCAATCATTGTCAGGTTGTGATTCTGGATGTGCGTGTGCCGTGCACACCGGTGGCTCGTCTCAATAATCACCGTGCCTGTGTAAACGGCATTGCATGGGCTCCTCACTCCTCCTGCCACATATGTACAGCAGGTTAGAAATCAACCCAGCcacataaatatacacacacatagggTTGAGTATCGAGAACGGGTTCCATTTAAGAACCGGTTCCAAATTGCAAAGAACCGGGGATTCAATAGGACGCTCGCACTTCGGTTCTGTTTATCGATTCCTGACTTTTTCAATCACTCGCGAACGGCATTGAGCATTTTACCGTTGTATCTGTCTGCCACTAGCGCCTGACACTCCGgtacaaaatacagatagagaTAAAAAGACAATCAGTTCTGtttgttactttatttttttaaatacatccaGGAGGCTACAGGACAACATattctagtttattttaaatgatattaatttgaatgattaattcaatcacttttaaaaatgaatttattcgGTATTTTATCAACAAATAATTGTTTAGATAATGGACGATGAAgtatttgcaaatatttttggAACAGAGAATCGATAAAGACCGGATTCAATAAGCAGAATCAGAGTCACCAAATTTAAAACGATATCcaaccctacacacacacacagcatcgcTATACCATATTTGATATACTTATTACTTTCATACAAGTCTTCTTTACCTGGCCCCCTCTCTTTAACTCCCACTGTAGCGGACGATCACCAGGCTCTGATCTGGGACATTCAGCAGATGCCTCGGGCCATCGAAGACCCCATCCTGGCCTACACGGCTGAAGGTGAGATCAACAACGTGCAGTGGGCTTCCACTCAGCCCGACTGGATCGCCATCTGCTACAACAACTGTCTGGAGATCCTGCGGGTGTAAAGCAGCACTGTGCTTCCCGTGTGCCGGGTTCAAGGTCGTTTGCTggagtcttgaagaggaggGGAACGGAGAAGAGACTTGTTTTGTAAAGTTTCTGGGGTCCGGTAGTTTCAAGTGGGAGAGGATCTTAATGGGCCTTTGGGAACAACGGTCTGAACAGCGTGTGTAAATcttttgtgtggaagaatgagGCGCCTGTATTTCTacacaatatttcattttggtCTGTTTCCCTACTTGATGCCCCATGGTAAATCCTCATAATGGGATGGTAACCAGATTATTCTATGGCCATTTGTGTAGGGATTGATAGTACTGTTTATGTATTTGAGCTATTCTTTAACAAACAATCGGGATTGAATAGATGTATACATTTGCAAAGAGAGATGTGATGCGAATCAACCTTTTTACTAGGTTGTACATATTTCAGAATTTAATAGCTTAAAGGCTTCAGATcataaaattgacatttttttgtaatttcaggAAGGTGCCATTCTTTTATATCGCAAGAAACTATTTAAAGTggctatttttgggtgaactgttaaACATCCTTAATATTATGCAGGTTAATATGACAGCGTATACTCTGCAAAACCTTCACAAATGCTCCTTCAGATGCCGACTCAAGAGTTTAGTTGTAGTGTTGATGTCAGTGTTTGACAGGACACTATATTTGAAGATATATCACTGCTCATCGATTGTGAGAAGAGCCTCTCCTCCTTTTtctcttgttatttttttgaaaatgtcagATCCCTTTCAGCATGCTTGTGCTCGAAGTGAAATGtgttatgtatacatatataaacattatgtaCCAGGTAGGACAAATGTGTCTCCTTTTCAGACTTATTTGCATTGCAAGCAATTTGGTTTCTCCATGTTCCGTTATAAAATATGACGTAGTAGTAATTCCACTATTTTAGTCACAATTGAAATCAGAAGTGAATTTGCGCGGTTGTGTATAAAACATGTTCCTCATCTCGCGCTCTTTAATGGAGTGATTATTTGTAAGTAGTTCTGTGTGTCCTGCCATGTTGCTTTTCTATTAATAAAATCTTAAGCTCCTGTTGTTTCATAAAGCTTTCAGTGATGAATCTTTAAAGGACCGTGTGATGCGACAAACTCAAATTTAAGCAGAAAAATCCACTTAACGCGGACAGgtggatgacatcaaagtaccattagaaaaatcataaaaaggatTTTGCTTCCGTGGTACATTGACGTTACTTGCGTGTCGGTTCTTGCGGCGCCGCTGAACGCGCATTTTAAATCCATTACAGCAGTAAATGctgttataaataacatttattctaAAAAACAGTTGTGTGCTTTTGGAAACCTTTACAGTCCAATAATGGTTTTCAAGAACTTGACGTACGGTACATTCATCTGCTTACACTGCAGAGGTAAAAGAAACTTCACACTTCATCTGAACAGGTGATTTACAAAAACAGTCCTTGAGTCCGAGTGTCTTTACTTTGTCCTTCAAATGATCACATATTCATTGACGCATCTGTAgcgtatcacacacacacacacacttttaaaataacttcaTACCCCTGATTTCACACCCATTTGGTTACAAGGATTCTTTGTGTGCAAGTCATACAGTTACTTGATGTAGTAATACAATAGATTTGGGTCAAACACCTAATGTGCCACaaaagtatataatataaaatcacATTGAAAAAATTCCTGCACTTCTGTTATATCAATCCACACAAGCGTTATACTTTAAAAACAGTCCAGACTTTACTGTGTCATTGAAATATCCTGTAGTGATGATACTGCCTCAGAATCTCAGCCAGCATATTCtatgtaaaaataaagctaAAGTAAAACCTGATTTCCGGGTAATGGTTTAAGATTATAATAGCAGAAAATGATGGTGAAAGTTGAGGCAGTGATCTCTGTTTAACCGGGATCTTGTCTTTATTGCCCACTGTGCTTTATTTCATGTTCTATAACGAAAGCTGAGATTTGTTAGCAAATTCTCACTGCATCAGAGGAAAAATTCCTGCTCTTAATGAGAAGGGATATGAAACCAAATACCTCAGAAACTGAGAAAAACTGAGAAATGTTTGATTCACTCTCTCTACAGTATTGGATGGCTTTTCACCTAATGTTGCTAAGACAAGTAACACAAACAATTGGTTTCATTTCGGCAAGCATGGATGTTATCCAGTGCAATATGAAGCTGtctgaaaaacaatgaaaatgtggTGTATATATGTGAATCTTAGGGAGGTTGAGCTCAgggcacaaaaaaaacacagcagaaCACAGAAGTCTGTTTTGGGCCTCTAGCTGGCAGGTAAAACTGGATCGGACACGTGCCTCGAGATTTCAGCTGAGTCCTCCTGCATGTTTGGACTCTCCAGATTTTCTGGGAGTGAGGGGAAGCGCAGACTTCTACACAGCTGTCCGACTGGCTGTTGATAAGGCTCATAGGGGAGACTCAGTCCTGTGGGCGCAGCTGTCTCAGTCTCTGGAGACATGGACATGGTGTCGTTTGAGGCTATTGTCAGATGAATCCCACTGGACAAGGAGTCCCGAGACTTGTTTTTGAAGCTATCCTGACCAGGGCTCTGTGAaatctggaaaaaaaatgtggaaATTACAATTACTCCCATTGAGATGAATGGAAATGCTAATGGACTCTAACTTTTCTATTCTTCCACATATGGTCTGTTTCCTCCACAATCAACAGTTCATTTAATGCAAGGTGTAATTTCCATTACAGGTCATTTtgacataaataatataaactcCTGCCTGTCTTATTGATGACATCACAACCTACCTTACCAGGTGATGATGGGCTTTCAGTGATTTGTACAGAGGGAGGGATGTTGTGGGGTGTTGTGGTATATAAGCTGGTGGGGTGAGCTGGGTGGGCCATTGCTTCAGGGGTTACGGCACTGTAAGCAGGGGGCACAGGTGCCATCTGTCTCTGCAGTAACTGCAGGATCACATTTATGTCAGCTGTCATCCTGGTCTCCAGTCTTTAAAGAGGGAGAGATTGTATCCACACTGTGATCAAAGCAAACTGAGGCAGAACTGTACTTTCTGACAGAATGCACTAAATACAGGGTATGTAACATACATTACAGTGTGAGACTACATTTCTGTAATCTTTTGTTTTCCTAACCACTTAATGTTAATTATACATGACATTTTTTGTATagatttatgtatatatgtatttgttttattaacatgCAGAGGTCTACATGATAGGTTTATTATCcgtatttagttttttttagctGGTCTGCGTTCTGACCTGTTGAGCTGTGACTGTAATAGTTCCAGGCGGGCCTGCAGTTGGCTCGGTCTTTCAGGATCAGCACAGGCGCTGTGATGGTGAAAGCAGGCTTGTCCTGCAGACGGATGTCTCTGACTCTCCGAGTACTGACTGGCCCTACGGTCAGCCAAATAGCCGTACACTCCAGACACATTAAGAGGTGCTGCAGTATAAACGAAGAGTGAGTAAGAAAAGAAGAAGACCAATTAActaatgtataaaaatattatacgTTTTGATTTTTGGGAGTGAATTAATACCTGATTCACAATCACTAAAaaaattgcacatttaaaagatttataCAAGAAAAATGTAGATGTAGCTGCCCAAACTGGTAATTTCccaaagtgatagttcacccaaatatgtgAATTCCATCACTCATTTACTCCACTTTAGCCCTTCAAATAtgtatgactgactttcttctgcagaactcaaaagaagatatttgaagattgttgttaactggcacccattgacttgcactagttttgtgtccatacagtagaagtgaatcatcaatcttcttttgtgttttgtggaagaaagaaaatcatgcaggtttggaatgagtaaatgatgaccgaagtttcctttttgggtgaactatcactttaagttaaagggatagtcctccacaaaatgaaatgtttcttttatttactcaatcccatgtcattccaaacctgtatgacttaatttcttctgcagaacattgtttgagaagatattttgaaggactttggaaaccaaacaaaattggcccccattgatttccattgtatggagac
This region of Triplophysa dalaica isolate WHDGS20190420 chromosome 7, ASM1584641v1, whole genome shotgun sequence genomic DNA includes:
- the ccdc47 gene encoding PAT complex subunit CCDC47, whose amino-acid sequence is MRHLLFLLPALLVLLALPDTRGRYNDDFDDGEDIAEFDDNDFAEFEDVSEDPAVDVEKEPPPRAAPSSAPVEDDEDEATVENEDGQDEFEDADGQDQDMYSKYDNEEFEGYEKSNPSFKDTLIYREVPAHLQNSWESYYMEILMVTGLLAYIMNYIIGKNKNSRLAQAWFNSHRELLESNFALVGDDGTSKEATSTGKLNQENEHIYNLWCSGRVCCEGMLIQLKFLKRQDLLNVLARMMRPVGDQVQVKVTLNDEDMDTFVFAVGSRKAMARMQKEMQDLSEFCGDKPKSGSKYGLSDTLSILSEMGEVTDGVMDSKMVNYLTSNADKIESIHFSDQFSGPKVMQEEGQPLKLPETKKTLLFTFNVPGMGNTSPKDMDSLLPLMNMVIYSIDKVKKLRLNREGKQKADRNRARVEENFLKQTHSQRQEAAQTRREEKKRAEKERIMNEEDPERQRRLEEASQRRDQKKIEKKQMKMKQIKVKAM
- the dcaf7 gene encoding DDB1- and CUL4-associated factor 7 isoform X2, with amino-acid sequence MSLHGKRKEIYKYEAPWTVYAMNWSVRPDKRFRLALGSFVEEYNNKVQLVGLEEESSEFVCRNTFDHPYPTTKIMWIPDTKGVYPDLLATSGDYLRIWRVNDTETRLECLLNNNKNSDFCAPLTSFDWNEVDPNLLGTSSIDTTCTIWGLETGQVLGRVNLVSGHVKTQLIAHDKEVYDIAFSRAGGGRDMFASVGADGSVRMFDLRHLEHSTIIYEDPQHHPLLRLCWNKQDPNYLATMAMDGMEVVILDVRVPCTPVARLNNHRACVNGIAWAPHSSCHICTAADDHQALIWDIQQMPRAIEDPILAYTAEGEINNVQWASTQPDWIAICYNNCLEILRV
- the dcaf7 gene encoding DDB1- and CUL4-associated factor 7 isoform X1 is translated as MSLHGKRKEIYKYEAPWTVYAMNWSVRPDKRFRLALGSFVEEYNNKVQLVGLEEESSEFVCRNTFDHPYPTTKIMWIPDTKGVYPDLLATSGDYLRIWRVNDTETRLECLLNNNKNSDFCAPLTSFDWNEVDPNLLGTSSIDTTCTIWGLETGQVLGRVNLVSGHVKTQLIAHDKEVYDIAFSRAGGGRDMFASVGADGSVRMFDLRHLEHSTIIYEDPQHHPLLRLCWNKQDPNYLATMAMDGMEVVILDVRVPCTPVARLNNHRACVNGIAWAPHSSCHICTAVADDHQALIWDIQQMPRAIEDPILAYTAEGEINNVQWASTQPDWIAICYNNCLEILRV